From one Dermacentor variabilis isolate Ectoservices chromosome 3, ASM5094787v1, whole genome shotgun sequence genomic stretch:
- the LOC142574680 gene encoding uncharacterized protein LOC142574680 yields MAQQGGSVKAFLGVAAPVYLAPLLFFKNLALPCAVLLVVIFTVLETLPLPIVSFVPWAATALLGRSTLGYEDVLGLSGAELVALTGFLIVYVLADSTRLWTKLSALLLRWQGVRVGPLFASLMSVAFVASLVLPSTFVTLLLAAFVCRHVENIQAREGNKVCNVETLGGN; encoded by the exons ATGGCCCAGCAGGGTGGCAGCGTCAAGGCGTTTCTTGGTGTCGCTGCGCCCGTGTACCTGGCACCGCTGCTGTTCTTCAAGAACCTG GCGTTGCCGTGTGCCGTGCTCCTGGTGGTGATTTTCACAGTCTTGGAGACACTGCCACTGCCCATTGTGTCATTCGTACCATGGGCAGCCACCGCCTTACTGGGCCGTTCCACGTTAGGCTACGAGGACGTGCTCGGCCTCAGCGGCGCG GAACTGGTGGCACTGACGGGCTTCCTGATTGTGTACGTGCTGGCGGACTCGACGCGGCTGTGGACGAAGCTGTCGGCGCTTCTTCTCCGGTGGCAGGGCGTGCGCGTGGGACCGCTGTTCGCGTCGCTCATGTCTGTTGCCTTCGTGGCGTCTCTCGTGCTGCCGTCGACGTTCGTCACTCTCCTGCTCGCTGCCTTCGTCTGTCGGCACGTGGAGAATATACAGGCACGTGAAGGCAACAAAGTATGCAACGTGGAAACCCTTGGGGGAAATTAA